GGCTTTAATCAAAATTTACCATCTTAATTAAAAGTAAAGTTATTTTATAGCTACAAAACTAGCAAAATTTCCCCATTTAAATAGCGTTTCAACTACTCTAAAACCTGCCTTTTTTAGCATATCTATATTTTCATACTCACTAAATGGAATAAGTACATTTTCTAACGCTTCACGCTTTTGAGCTATCTCAAATTTTGAATAACCCTGCTCTAGTTTATACTGAGCATAAATTTCTATCATATCCTTACTCATCTTTTTATCTTCAAAAATAACCTTCTCACTTAGAACAAATACTCCATTTTCAACCAAATTATCATAAATTTTAGCTATGAATTTCTCTCTTTTTAAAGGGCGGATAAACTGAAGAGTATAATTCATGATAATAGCATCGTTTAACCCAAGTTCAAATTCTAAAATATCAGAGTTGATTAGATTTAAATTCGCACCATATGCCGCTGCTTTACTTTTAGCATTTTCTAACATAGATGGTGAGTTATCAACTCCAGTAAGAGTAAATTTAGGATTTAACTCAAAAAGCTTTAAAAGCATAGCAGCAGTTGAACAGCCAAGATCTAAAATCCTAGCATCTTTTGGCACGCTTAAAAGCAAGAATTTAGCTATTAAGTCACTTGAAATTTGATAGTATGGAACTGATCTATTTATCATATCATCAAATACACTTGCTACATTTTCATCAAATTCAAACTGCTTTGTTATAGGCTTTGTAAAGACTTCATCTCTCATGATAAAATCTCCTTTGTTCTTATAATATCTTTTGAAATTTGTGATTTTAAATCACCTAAATCATTAAATTTATGATTTTCTCTTATATATGAAATTAACTCAACGCTTAAATTTTTAGGCTCCACACAAAATGACTCTAAAATGTGGGTTTCTATGCTAAATTTACTATCAGTTGAAACTCTATCTCCTATAAAAGTCACGCTTTTATATCTTTTAAAATCAAATTTAGTAAAACTAGCATAAACACCACTTTTAGGCAAAAACTGCATCTCATTAGGCTCTAAATTTAAAGTAGCAAAGAGCTTTTCTTTGCCAAGACCTTGACCTTTTATAACCTTGCCATAAATTTCAAAATTTCGCCCTAAAAGTTCATTTGCTTTTTTTACATCGCCACTAGTAAAAAGCTTTTTAATTACGCTAGTGTGAACGCTTGTGCCACTGTAAATAAACTCATCTATTATGATAACTTCGCCATCAAATAAAACCTTTAAATCCTTAGCAGATGAGAGTCTGTTTTTGCCAAATTTAAAATCATATCCAACTACTAAACGCTTTAAATTTGGAAATTCTTTAGATAAAAGTAAAACAAAATCCTTACCACTTAAAGCTTTAATCTCATCAAGATTGTAGTAAAAAATAGCCAAATTTGTAAAATTTTCACGCTTTGGGGTTAGCTTTTTATCACTATTTTCTATGACCAAAATAGCGCCTTTACAAAGCTTTTCTAAAAGCTTAGTATGACCCCTGTGAAAACCATCAAAATGCCCGATAGCTAAGGATTTTATCTCTGTTTTATCCACTCGATCCTACCTATATCAAAGCCATCTGATTTTGCCTTGTCTTTATATATAACTCTTACAACTTCTGGAATGGTTTTTGCTCTTGATACAATAGAGATATCTTTATTTCCGATATACATCATAGCGTATTGATAGCGGTCATTTCTAACGATATAAAGTGGCTCATAAATTAGCCCGTATCTACTTATCTCAAGCATACTAGCGTTTTTATCATCAAGCCCAAAACGAGCTAAGAACTGCTCTTTTTTACTACTGCCATCAGGCAAATGACCAGTTTTTACAACTCTAATCTTGCCATTATCAACTGCGAAATTTACTTTGATATCACTTAAATTTGAGCTGTTTTTTGTACTTCCAACTTCATACCAAGTTCCTGTAAAATCATAGATATTAAAATTATCTTTAACCTGAAAAACTTTTTGTTCTTTTTGTGCAAAACAGCCAGCCATAAAAATGGCTATAAAAACTACAAAAAAACTACTTTTTAAATAGGTAAAATATCTCTTCATTTCCATCCTTTCCTAAAACTTTACTCGCTTTTTTATCTATCATCAAAAGCCCTAGTTTAGCAGCATTTAGTTCAAATCTTTTAGCTGCTTTTTCAATGGCTTTTTTATCAACGACTACACCTTTTTTATCTCTTTTTGTATCTTTTCCCACTTCAAACTGGGGCTTAAAAAGCAAAATAGCAAACTCACTAAAAAGCTGTGAAATTTTATCTAAGACTAAATTTAGAGATATAAAACTTATATCACAAGTTAAAATTTCAAAGCTTTTATCGCTTTTAAAATCCCTTATATCGCAGTTTTCTTTAATTACAACATTTGCTTTATCTCTTAAAATTTCACTAAGCTGAGATGAGCCAACATCAACAGCTACAACTTCTTTTACGCCATTTTCTAGTAAAATTTGAACAAATCCACCAGTAGAACTTCCTACATCAATAGCACTCTTACCAGCTAAATCTAGTGGCACTTCTTTTAAAAAACTTTTAAGTTTAAGAGCTGCTCTTGATACATAAATTTTAGACCTTGCTACTATATTACCACTATCTATCTCAAGGCTTGGTTTAGATAAAATTTCACCATCAAGTAAAATTTCACCATTTTTTATCATCTCGCTAGCTTTGTTACGGCTTATATTTAGGGCATTTGCGGTATATAAATCAGCTCTCACTTAAATCCTTAAACTCTAACTCATCTATAACTTTTATACCTAACTCTTTAGCCTTATCAAGCTTACTTCCTGCATCGTTTCCAGCTAGAACGAAGTCTGTTTTTTTAGATACAGATGAGCTTACTTTTGCTCCCATTTTAATGAGTGCTTCTTTGAAAAAATCTCTACTTTTACTCAAAGTTCCAGTAATCACAACTGTTTTACCACTAAATGCACTATTTTTTATCTCAAGTTTAGTTGAAGTTGGCTTTATAGCTTCTAAAAGCTCTAAAATTTCACCCATATTTACAGCTATAAACTGCACAAAACTCTCACTCATCGCCACCCCAAATCCATCAAGACCTAAAATTTCATCTTTGCTAGCATTTAGCCAGTTTTCACCAAATGCATCAGCTATCTTTCTAGCTGCAACCTCTCCTATGTGTTCTATGCCAAGAGATGTTATAAAGCGGTAAAGCGGAGCATTTTTTGAAGACTCAATAGCGTTTAATAAATTTGTAATCTTTTTTTCTTTAAAACCTTCTAAATCCACAAAATCACTAAATTTTAGATGATAAATATCAATAATCTTTGAAATTTTACCCTTGCTATATAAAATTTCTATGATTTTACTTCCAAGACCATCTATATCCATACAGTTTTTAGAAGTAAAATATATAAGTGAGTTTAATACTCTTGCCCTACAGTCTAAATTTTGACACTTGATAAAAATTTCTTCTTCATACAAAGCACTTCCGCACTCTGGGCAGTTTTTAGGCTTTTGTATTGATACTTCGCTACCATCTCGTCTATCTTTAAAAACGCTTAAAATTTTAGGTATCACATCGCCACTTCGTATAATAGTAACATAATCACCAATCATCAGCCCAAGTCGCTTAATCTCACTAAAATTATGAAGTGTAGCGTTTCTAACCACAGCTCCGTCTATATTTACAGGCTCAAGTTCAGCTACAGGCGTTACAACGCCACTTCTGCCAACTTGTAAAGCAACTCCTAAAAGCTTTGTGGTTTTTTCCAAAGGTGGAAATTTGTAAGCAACCATGAATTTTGGAAATTTCACAGTATATCCAAGCTCTTCGCATTTTGCCAAATCATCAACTCTAACAACCATTCCATCCATCATAATATCTTTGCTTTGACGCATTTTTGTTAGCTCTTCATAAGCGTTTTGAACATCTTTTTGACTGCTACAAATTCTTACAAACTCATCTTTTAAAAAGCCAAGAGAAGATATGAATTTCATAATCTCACTATGAGTAGTAAAATCAAGCTCGTTTGTCCCAACACCCCATGGAATAAATTTAAGCTTTCTACTAGCTGTTATAGAGGAATCAAGCTGCCTTAAACTCCCAGCTGCTGCATTTCTAGGATTTGCTAATGGTGGCAAGTTTAAACTTTGTCTTTCTAAATTTATATCTTCAAAATCACTTTTTGCAATCACAACTTCACCGCGTATCTCGATACGACCCTTATAGCTTATATTTTTTAAAACAGACTTGATTGTTTTAGCATTTTGAGTTATATCTTCGCCAACCCTGCCATCCCCTCTTGTACTAGCCCTAACTAAAGTGCCATTTTCATATAGCAAATTCATACTACTTCCATCAAATTTTGGCTCACAGTAGAGTTTAAGACCAACTTTACTACCTCTTTTTATCCAAGCATTTAGTTCATTAAAGTTAGTGACATTTTCCATCGACCACATTGGCTCAATGTGCTCTACTTGGCTAAATTTAGCACTTACATCATCACCTACTCTTAAAGTTGGAGAATCAGGCAAAATATCGTTTGGATGCTTGCTTTCATAAGCTACGACCTTAGCATAAAGTTCATCATACTCAGCATCGCTTGCTAAGGGTTTATCATCTGTATAGTAAGCTTTTGCCCATAAATTTAGTGTTTTTATGGCTTTTTTATAATCTTCAAAACTCACCAATTAACTCCTAAATTCTCATAAACTTCAGCCATTTTAAACATTTGAGCATGCTCGCTTACATCGTGAGTTCTTATAATAGTAGCGCCATTTTCGTAAGCTTTAAGGTGTAAATAAAGGCTTCCTGGCAAACGATCTTTAATTTCTGCTTTTGTGTAGTGACCTATGACGCTTTTGCGGCTTGCCCCTACAAACAAAGGAAATCCAAAGCGTAAAAAATGCTCTAAATGCTTAATCAAGTACATATTATCAGCCATACTTTTACCAAAACCAATACCCACATCAAGGACGATTTTTTTACAACCATAGCTTTCACACTCGGCTATTTTTTCTTCAAAAAATGAATCAATCTCGCCTATTAAATCATC
The sequence above is a segment of the Campylobacter corcagiensis genome. Coding sequences within it:
- a CDS encoding lipocalin family protein; this encodes MKRYFTYLKSSFFVVFIAIFMAGCFAQKEQKVFQVKDNFNIYDFTGTWYEVGSTKNSSNLSDIKVNFAVDNGKIRVVKTGHLPDGSSKKEQFLARFGLDDKNASMLEISRYGLIYEPLYIVRNDRYQYAMMYIGNKDISIVSRAKTIPEVVRVIYKDKAKSDGFDIGRIEWIKQR
- a CDS encoding bifunctional riboflavin kinase/FAD synthetase, which encodes MDKTEIKSLAIGHFDGFHRGHTKLLEKLCKGAILVIENSDKKLTPKRENFTNLAIFYYNLDEIKALSGKDFVLLLSKEFPNLKRLVVGYDFKFGKNRLSSAKDLKVLFDGEVIIIDEFIYSGTSVHTSVIKKLFTSGDVKKANELLGRNFEIYGKVIKGQGLGKEKLFATLNLEPNEMQFLPKSGVYASFTKFDFKRYKSVTFIGDRVSTDSKFSIETHILESFCVEPKNLSVELISYIRENHKFNDLGDLKSQISKDIIRTKEILS
- the tlyA gene encoding 23S rRNA (cytidine-2'-O)-methyltransferase TlyA gives rise to the protein MRADLYTANALNISRNKASEMIKNGEILLDGEILSKPSLEIDSGNIVARSKIYVSRAALKLKSFLKEVPLDLAGKSAIDVGSSTGGFVQILLENGVKEVVAVDVGSSQLSEILRDKANVVIKENCDIRDFKSDKSFEILTCDISFISLNLVLDKISQLFSEFAILLFKPQFEVGKDTKRDKKGVVVDKKAIEKAAKRFELNAAKLGLLMIDKKASKVLGKDGNEEIFYLFKK
- the ligA gene encoding NAD-dependent DNA ligase LigA — its product is MSFEDYKKAIKTLNLWAKAYYTDDKPLASDAEYDELYAKVVAYESKHPNDILPDSPTLRVGDDVSAKFSQVEHIEPMWSMENVTNFNELNAWIKRGSKVGLKLYCEPKFDGSSMNLLYENGTLVRASTRGDGRVGEDITQNAKTIKSVLKNISYKGRIEIRGEVVIAKSDFEDINLERQSLNLPPLANPRNAAAGSLRQLDSSITASRKLKFIPWGVGTNELDFTTHSEIMKFISSLGFLKDEFVRICSSQKDVQNAYEELTKMRQSKDIMMDGMVVRVDDLAKCEELGYTVKFPKFMVAYKFPPLEKTTKLLGVALQVGRSGVVTPVAELEPVNIDGAVVRNATLHNFSEIKRLGLMIGDYVTIIRSGDVIPKILSVFKDRRDGSEVSIQKPKNCPECGSALYEEEIFIKCQNLDCRARVLNSLIYFTSKNCMDIDGLGSKIIEILYSKGKISKIIDIYHLKFSDFVDLEGFKEKKITNLLNAIESSKNAPLYRFITSLGIEHIGEVAARKIADAFGENWLNASKDEILGLDGFGVAMSESFVQFIAVNMGEILELLEAIKPTSTKLEIKNSAFSGKTVVITGTLSKSRDFFKEALIKMGAKVSSSVSKKTDFVLAGNDAGSKLDKAKELGIKVIDELEFKDLSES
- the cmoA gene encoding carboxy-S-adenosyl-L-methionine synthase CmoA codes for the protein MRDEVFTKPITKQFEFDENVASVFDDMINRSVPYYQISSDLIAKFLLLSVPKDARILDLGCSTAAMLLKLFELNPKFTLTGVDNSPSMLENAKSKAAAYGANLNLINSDILEFELGLNDAIIMNYTLQFIRPLKREKFIAKIYDNLVENGVFVLSEKVIFEDKKMSKDMIEIYAQYKLEQGYSKFEIAQKREALENVLIPFSEYENIDMLKKAGFRVVETLFKWGNFASFVAIK